One part of the Mariniblastus fucicola genome encodes these proteins:
- a CDS encoding M56 family metallopeptidase, whose amino-acid sequence MHEFFPMFITQVWQVTLLAVAVWIVTKLFCKRRPHLGHALWLLVLIKCVVPPVFSSQAGVYSWLLTKDAPVAIADRIVEPRQNEPVLLQSKLKPSLIDRSVTPPIVATKKTLPPPATTFRPSTSAPLPKVTVLSPVPKAPSARLKPARPAQRPVVASMPTMRLTSKRTVSTISFWHSWIVKIWLGGAALFLAITILRVLRFQSWLRRQSVVEATDIESQVQTLAKQLGLRRKVRIKVVDAEFGPAAIGLLRPTIVLPQSIVADKTAEQLEPVLGHELVHLRRGDIYWSVLQTLACSLMWFHPLVWLASRNVTRESEKCCDEETIANFQCDRANYARVLVDILEQKSRLRIAPVVPGVRPADITSSRLERIMQTNNGTCRRTPRWVWAITLLIAVTVIPGAAIVQSQESDRQSSHPVAKTAPPVKRAFQSNDARWQLASEADKAENTTIQERARAAFGRQNDTFSSGFNSFDSPARQARFEANVAELTKDKDELKKILEELKEDKFWQSINTWQRLQNCKKPSIDLEVRFAKLPATVADKLFDSAEMIQSPYQPECKFGEQQISPDQLEELVAGISKTDDASISAAKHLSLYGQNQSFRTPSAQIARMINSGLGNMSILDPENVNFGKTEHFDGAFLFGKFSDVEEDSIAFSGNCNFQSLEVSHSRKLPLKLGKRDMRIETPNVRSFQNECSWTLPLDQVQVVRLAIDNAALQMLMTIKVSTKPALVAKDKGLTLEHVLKIKENLKEKLEADREPLPTPESEVAVSDDSTTKPKPQALDPLSLLLQCGESEKKRSLNTKIGLADDATLTIEGEVESQQISVQSVKVNGKNFVFKNEKADSFSCKADSGSLSFNRTGPLEDTLRLSLRTNATLQFAGVEFAANSIECFPDRIEANGNVKVSIPEISSKVTAGRVIMNLKSLAFDFDENVKVERSIDGDSFPFLVKGNHVGWSLVTGEMQTDVRHSSPNRNAGGAGGFGSFPNRGSSAFVAPAVSMPQRVPPSNRFGSSSGTR is encoded by the coding sequence ATGCACGAATTTTTCCCAATGTTCATCACGCAAGTTTGGCAAGTCACCTTGCTGGCGGTCGCGGTTTGGATCGTGACGAAATTGTTCTGTAAACGTCGACCGCATCTGGGACACGCGTTGTGGCTGCTGGTATTGATCAAGTGCGTGGTGCCGCCGGTTTTTAGTAGCCAAGCCGGAGTCTACAGCTGGTTATTGACGAAAGACGCCCCGGTCGCCATCGCGGATCGCATAGTGGAGCCCCGACAAAACGAACCGGTACTTCTGCAGAGCAAGCTCAAGCCATCGTTGATTGATCGGTCGGTGACTCCTCCAATTGTTGCGACGAAAAAGACGTTGCCACCGCCTGCAACGACATTCCGACCATCCACTAGTGCTCCGTTGCCAAAAGTCACAGTTCTTTCTCCCGTTCCCAAAGCTCCTTCAGCCAGACTCAAACCAGCCCGACCAGCCCAGCGTCCTGTCGTGGCATCCATGCCCACGATGAGACTGACGTCAAAGCGAACTGTGTCTACAATCTCGTTTTGGCATTCATGGATCGTGAAAATTTGGCTTGGCGGAGCCGCACTGTTTCTGGCGATCACGATCCTGCGAGTGCTGAGATTCCAATCCTGGCTTCGCCGCCAATCGGTTGTCGAAGCCACCGACATTGAATCGCAAGTCCAGACTCTCGCCAAACAGCTTGGACTGCGCCGCAAAGTTCGCATCAAGGTTGTCGACGCCGAATTCGGTCCGGCGGCGATTGGCCTGCTGCGGCCGACCATCGTTTTGCCGCAATCCATCGTTGCTGACAAAACAGCCGAGCAACTTGAACCGGTGCTTGGTCACGAACTGGTTCATCTTCGCCGTGGCGACATCTATTGGTCCGTGTTGCAGACACTCGCTTGCAGCTTGATGTGGTTTCATCCGCTGGTTTGGCTGGCGTCGCGAAACGTGACTCGCGAATCAGAAAAATGCTGCGACGAAGAAACCATCGCCAACTTCCAGTGCGACCGAGCCAACTACGCTCGCGTGCTGGTTGACATCCTCGAACAAAAAAGCCGCTTGAGAATCGCTCCGGTCGTCCCCGGCGTTCGTCCTGCGGACATTACTTCTTCCCGACTGGAGCGAATTATGCAAACGAATAACGGAACTTGCCGCCGCACGCCTCGTTGGGTTTGGGCGATTACTTTACTAATTGCGGTTACGGTCATTCCCGGCGCCGCGATCGTTCAGTCGCAAGAGAGTGATCGGCAATCGAGTCATCCCGTGGCAAAGACAGCACCTCCAGTCAAACGGGCTTTCCAAAGCAATGATGCCAGGTGGCAGTTGGCAAGCGAAGCTGACAAGGCCGAAAACACAACGATCCAGGAACGAGCCCGGGCAGCCTTTGGTAGGCAAAACGATACGTTTAGTTCTGGCTTCAACAGTTTCGATTCTCCCGCGCGTCAGGCGCGGTTCGAAGCCAACGTTGCTGAGCTGACCAAGGACAAAGACGAACTCAAAAAGATCCTGGAAGAACTGAAAGAAGACAAATTCTGGCAGTCAATCAACACATGGCAACGCTTGCAGAATTGCAAAAAGCCCTCAATCGATCTCGAGGTTCGGTTTGCGAAATTACCCGCAACGGTAGCCGATAAACTTTTTGATTCAGCAGAAATGATTCAGTCGCCGTATCAGCCAGAATGCAAATTTGGCGAGCAACAAATTTCTCCGGATCAACTGGAGGAGCTAGTCGCTGGGATTTCCAAAACGGACGATGCGAGCATCTCAGCCGCAAAGCATCTATCGCTCTATGGGCAGAATCAGAGCTTCCGAACTCCTTCAGCTCAAATCGCCAGAATGATTAACTCTGGACTGGGAAACATGTCGATACTTGATCCGGAAAATGTCAATTTTGGAAAGACCGAGCATTTCGACGGAGCTTTTCTCTTTGGTAAATTCAGCGACGTCGAAGAAGACTCAATTGCGTTTTCAGGAAACTGTAATTTTCAATCACTCGAAGTTTCGCATTCAAGAAAACTGCCACTGAAGTTAGGCAAACGCGACATGCGAATTGAAACGCCAAACGTGCGATCGTTCCAAAACGAATGCTCATGGACTTTGCCATTGGATCAGGTTCAGGTGGTTCGATTGGCGATTGATAACGCCGCGCTGCAGATGCTCATGACGATCAAAGTTTCAACCAAACCAGCCTTGGTTGCCAAGGACAAGGGCTTGACGCTGGAGCACGTGTTAAAGATCAAGGAAAACCTGAAAGAGAAACTGGAGGCTGATCGGGAACCGTTGCCAACGCCGGAATCTGAGGTCGCCGTTTCGGACGATTCGACCACAAAGCCGAAGCCACAAGCTTTGGATCCTCTTTCGCTGCTGCTCCAATGTGGCGAGTCAGAAAAGAAGCGATCGCTGAACACAAAAATTGGACTCGCCGACGACGCGACGCTGACCATCGAAGGCGAAGTGGAATCGCAACAGATCTCGGTCCAATCGGTTAAGGTCAACGGAAAGAATTTTGTTTTCAAGAACGAGAAAGCTGATTCGTTCAGTTGCAAAGCGGACAGCGGATCGCTTTCGTTCAATCGCACTGGGCCGCTGGAGGATACGCTGCGGTTGTCACTTCGAACCAACGCGACGCTTCAGTTCGCTGGTGTTGAGTTTGCTGCGAATTCGATTGAGTGTTTCCCGGATCGAATCGAAGCCAATGGAAACGTGAAGGTCAGCATTCCGGAGATCTCGTCCAAGGTCACGGCGGGACGAGTGATCATGAATTTGAAGTCGCTGGCATTTGACTTTGATGAAAACGTCAAAGTTGAGCGAAGCATCGACGGTGATTCGTTTCCGTTTCTGGTGAAAGGGAATCACGTTGGCTGGAGCCTGGTGACCGGGGAGATGCAGACCGATGTCAGGCATAGCTCGCCAAATCGCAATGCGGGTGGGGCTGGCGGGTTCGGATCGTTTCCTAACCGAGGTTCTTCAGCCTTTGTGGCACCTGCGGTAAGTATGCCGCAACGCGTTCCGCCATCGAATCGATTTGGTTCGAGTTCGGGGACGCGTTGA
- a CDS encoding VPS10 domain-containing protein: MIRLILILLLCLATPLVAQEEKKKSKKSKPVAAKTKQDDSKETKQKKKPKKAKAKADDKKSDKTDEDKDGEAENGKGDKDAKSKKEKPLDTGMLAGALKFRSVGPAFMSGRIGDIAIDQKNPNTWYVAVASGGVWKTTNAGTTFKPIFDGQKSYSIGCVTVDPNSSNTVWVGTGENNGGRHIGFGDGVYVSHDSGKSWKSKGLEKSEHISKILVDPRDSNVVFAASQGPLWSPGGERGLYRSEDGGDSWDLVLSKGEYTGVTDVVMDPKNPDILYAATHQRHRNVWAIINCGPETAIHKSTDGGKTWKQLGGGLPGGDLGKISLQVSPQDSNYVYATIELPNRKGGFWVSSNKGASWSKTSDFVSGGTGPHYYQELWADPHRFGVLYQANNSLVRSTDNGKTWNSIEGRYKHVDNHAVAFHPTDKDFVCVGCDGGVYRSYDFAETWLFCPNLPITQFYKVSVDNDYPFYNIAGGTQDNNSQYGPSRTADRGGIRNWDWIKTIGGDGHDTAIDPEDPNIIYAESQQGNLNRYDRKTGESVSIQPKPGKGQESFRFNWDSPILISPHDHKRLYFASQHLHRSDDRGDSWKTISPDLSRNRNRYELPTMGRVWSIDAAYDLYAMSQHGNITSVAESPLVEGLLYVGTDDGLIQVSEDGGENWRKVDRIFDVPEYFFVNDIKADLHDPDTVYACLDDHKTGDYKPYVVKSTDRGKTWSLMTGNLPEKHICWRIVQDHERADLFFLATEFGIFCTLDAGEQWFKLRGGLPTISFRDLEIQKRENDLVGASFGRSFYVLDDYSLLRDATPELFDSKFHMFPIRRTFWYSPKDTIGGSKGYMGDSVYVASNPEYGAVFNYYIKNDFKSKKSKRKKKEAELKKAGKDIPIPSVEELREEDEEQAPRYIVKISDAAGTLVAKRDLSSSTGIHRTSWNLRYQGFSRRGGPMVAPGTYSAEAFRVADGEEESLGDAVEFEVESIVDPTLEMQDRGELIAFLQEAGLMSNKVSAASSVLSERDDQIGSLISTIRNHPKGTPDLVKKATEFKERLADYRLKINGDDIKSELWMMAEPGIRSRVSSGLFGGMRGTYGITKAAKEQYEIGVEQFEEIEEDLFKLLDEELEAFEDEVDEAGIPWTPGRDLPE; the protein is encoded by the coding sequence ATGATTCGTCTGATCCTGATTCTGCTTCTCTGCCTCGCGACACCACTCGTTGCTCAGGAAGAAAAGAAAAAGAGCAAGAAATCAAAACCTGTTGCGGCCAAGACAAAACAAGACGACTCGAAAGAGACCAAGCAAAAGAAGAAGCCGAAGAAAGCCAAAGCCAAAGCCGACGACAAAAAGTCCGACAAAACTGATGAGGACAAAGACGGCGAAGCAGAAAATGGAAAAGGCGACAAAGACGCCAAATCGAAAAAGGAAAAGCCACTCGACACAGGAATGCTCGCAGGAGCCCTTAAATTCCGCAGCGTTGGACCCGCTTTCATGTCGGGGCGTATCGGCGACATCGCCATCGACCAAAAGAATCCGAACACGTGGTACGTTGCCGTTGCCTCGGGTGGCGTTTGGAAAACAACCAACGCAGGAACAACATTCAAGCCAATTTTCGACGGACAGAAATCGTATTCGATCGGCTGCGTGACGGTTGATCCAAACTCAAGCAATACCGTTTGGGTCGGCACAGGAGAAAACAACGGCGGACGTCATATCGGATTTGGTGACGGAGTTTACGTTAGCCATGATTCGGGTAAATCGTGGAAGTCAAAAGGGCTGGAAAAGTCCGAGCACATCAGCAAAATCCTTGTCGATCCACGCGATTCCAATGTCGTGTTCGCTGCGTCGCAAGGACCGCTGTGGTCGCCCGGCGGAGAACGTGGGCTGTATCGGTCCGAAGACGGCGGCGACAGCTGGGATTTGGTTCTGTCGAAAGGCGAATACACGGGTGTGACTGATGTCGTGATGGATCCGAAGAACCCGGACATCCTTTATGCCGCAACGCATCAGCGGCATCGCAACGTGTGGGCCATCATCAACTGCGGTCCGGAAACGGCAATCCACAAATCAACCGACGGCGGCAAAACCTGGAAGCAGCTTGGCGGCGGATTGCCTGGCGGCGACTTGGGCAAGATCTCGCTGCAGGTTTCGCCACAGGATTCGAACTACGTTTACGCCACGATCGAATTGCCGAACCGCAAGGGTGGCTTCTGGGTCAGCAGCAACAAAGGAGCCAGTTGGTCGAAGACGAGCGATTTCGTTTCTGGCGGAACCGGGCCGCACTACTATCAGGAACTGTGGGCAGATCCGCATCGCTTCGGTGTGCTCTACCAGGCGAACAACAGCCTCGTTCGCTCAACGGACAACGGCAAGACATGGAATAGCATCGAAGGACGCTACAAGCATGTGGATAACCATGCCGTTGCCTTCCACCCGACCGACAAGGACTTTGTTTGCGTTGGCTGTGACGGCGGCGTCTACCGCAGCTATGACTTTGCCGAAACGTGGTTGTTCTGTCCGAACTTGCCGATCACTCAGTTCTACAAAGTCAGCGTCGACAACGACTATCCGTTTTACAATATCGCTGGCGGTACTCAGGATAATAACTCGCAGTACGGTCCATCACGGACGGCGGATCGCGGCGGCATTCGCAACTGGGACTGGATCAAAACGATCGGCGGCGACGGTCACGATACGGCCATCGACCCGGAAGATCCAAACATTATCTACGCAGAATCGCAGCAGGGTAATCTGAATCGCTACGATCGCAAAACAGGCGAGTCAGTTTCGATTCAGCCAAAACCTGGCAAGGGCCAAGAGAGTTTTCGCTTCAACTGGGACTCGCCGATTTTGATCAGCCCGCACGATCACAAGCGTTTGTATTTTGCTTCGCAGCATCTGCACCGTAGCGATGATCGAGGCGATTCATGGAAGACCATTTCTCCGGATCTCTCTCGCAACCGCAACCGTTACGAACTGCCGACAATGGGTCGCGTGTGGAGCATCGATGCGGCTTACGATCTTTACGCGATGTCGCAGCACGGCAACATTACTTCGGTCGCGGAATCTCCACTGGTCGAAGGTCTGCTGTACGTCGGAACCGATGACGGACTGATTCAGGTGTCGGAAGACGGCGGGGAAAACTGGCGAAAAGTCGATCGTATTTTCGACGTGCCAGAGTACTTCTTCGTTAACGACATCAAGGCTGACTTGCACGATCCGGATACCGTATATGCATGTCTGGACGATCACAAAACAGGCGACTACAAGCCATACGTTGTCAAAAGTACGGACCGCGGCAAGACCTGGTCGCTGATGACTGGCAACCTGCCTGAGAAACATATTTGCTGGAGGATCGTTCAGGATCACGAGCGAGCTGACCTGTTCTTCCTGGCGACCGAGTTCGGCATTTTCTGCACGCTCGACGCCGGTGAGCAGTGGTTCAAGCTACGTGGTGGCTTGCCAACGATTTCCTTCCGTGACCTCGAGATTCAGAAACGCGAAAACGATTTGGTGGGTGCTTCGTTCGGTCGTAGCTTCTACGTGCTGGACGATTACAGCCTGCTGCGTGACGCGACGCCGGAATTGTTCGACAGCAAGTTTCACATGTTCCCGATTCGCCGCACGTTCTGGTATTCGCCGAAGGACACAATCGGCGGTTCCAAAGGCTACATGGGTGATTCCGTGTATGTCGCTTCGAATCCTGAATACGGTGCGGTTTTCAATTACTACATCAAGAACGATTTCAAATCGAAGAAGTCGAAGCGGAAGAAAAAAGAAGCTGAGCTAAAAAAAGCCGGCAAGGACATTCCAATTCCTTCCGTCGAAGAACTGCGTGAAGAAGACGAAGAACAGGCACCTCGCTACATCGTCAAGATCAGCGACGCAGCGGGTACTCTGGTTGCAAAACGTGACCTTTCGAGTTCCACCGGAATTCATCGCACGTCGTGGAATCTCCGCTACCAGGGATTTTCGCGTCGCGGCGGACCGATGGTGGCTCCTGGAACTTATTCGGCCGAAGCATTTCGCGTTGCCGATGGCGAAGAAGAATCGTTGGGCGATGCGGTTGAGTTCGAAGTCGAATCGATCGTCGATCCAACGCTTGAAATGCAGGACCGCGGCGAGTTGATTGCTTTCCTGCAAGAAGCCGGTTTGATGTCCAACAAAGTTTCAGCGGCGTCTTCGGTTTTGAGCGAGCGTGATGATCAGATCGGAAGCTTGATTTCCACGATCCGCAATCATCCGAAAGGCACGCCTGATCTGGTCAAGAAAGCGACCGAGTTCAAGGAACGTTTGGCGGATTATCGATTGAAGATCAACGGCGACGACATCAAGTCCGAGCTATGGATGATGGCCGAGCCGGGAATTCGTTCTCGGGTGAGCAGCGGTTTGTTCGGCGGCATGCGTGGAACTTACGGCATCACCAAAGCCGCGAAAGAGCAGTACGAGATCGGCGTCGAGCAGTTCGAAGAGATCGAAGAAGATCTGTTCAAGTTGCTTGATGAAGAACTGGAAGCCTTCGAGGATGAAGTCGATGAAGCCGGCATTCCATGGACTCCAGGACGTGACTTGCCGGAGTAG